A DNA window from Euleptes europaea isolate rEulEur1 chromosome 20, rEulEur1.hap1, whole genome shotgun sequence contains the following coding sequences:
- the INTS14 gene encoding integrator complex subunit 14 yields the protein MPTVVVMDVSLSMTRPVSVEGSEEYQRKHLAAHGLTMLFEHMATNYKLEFTALIVFSSLWELMVPFTRDYNTLQEALSNMDDYDKTCLEAALGGVCNIVQQEWGAAVPCQVVLVTDGSLGIGKGSLRHSLATLSQRKENRFPLPFPFPSKLYIMCMANLEELQSSDSLDCLERLIDLNNGEGQIFTIDGPLCLKNVQSMFGKLIDVAYTPFYAVLKCGHLSSDVQAFPRPEPFVIDEEIDPIPKTINTDLEIVGFIDIADISSPPVLSRHLVLPIALKEGDEMGPGIADDAEDENSANQIAGKIPNFCVLLHGSLKVEGMVAIVQLGPEWYGMLYSQADSKKKSNLMMSLFEPGPEPLPWLGKMAQLGPISDAKENPYGEDDNKSPFPLQPKNKRSYAQNVTVWIKPNGLQTDVQKILRNARKLPEKTQTFYKELNRLRKAALAFGFLDLLKGVADILERECTLLPDTAHPDAAFQLTHAAQQLKTASTGTSNYATFDHNITPLQTDFSGSGTDRL from the exons ATGCCAACTGTGGTGGTGATGGATGTGTCCCTCTCCATGACCCGACCGGTCTCTGTCGAGGGTTCTGAGGAGTATCAGCGAAAGCATCTTGCTGCCCATGGCCTGACCATGCTGTTTGAACACATGGCTACCAACTACAAGCTGGAATTCACTGCCTTAATTGTGTTTTCATCCCTCTGGGAGCTGATGGTACCCTTCACAAGAGATTACAACACACTCCAG GAGGCGCTGAGCAATATGGATGATTACGACAAGACCTGTTTAGAGGCAGCCCTGGGTGGGGTTTGCAACATTGTGCAGCAGGAATGGGGGGCGGCTGTTCCCTGCCAG GTGGTGCTCGTCACCGACGGCAGCTTAGGCATTGGCAAGGGCTCTCTCCGCCACTCTTTAGCGACTCTAAGCCAGCGGAAGGAGAACCGATTCCCGCTACCTTTCCCTTTCCCGTCCAAGTTGTACATCATGTGCATGGCCAATCTGGAGGAG CTACAGAGCTCAGATTCTTTAGACTGTCTTGAACGTCTGATAGACTTAAACAACGGGGAAGGGCAGATCTTCACTATCGATGGACCCCTGTGCTTGAAGAATGTGCAGTCCATGTTTGG AAAGCTGATTGATGTCGCTTACACACCATTCTATGCAGTTCTGAAATGCGGTCATTTGTCTTCGGACGTGCAAGCATTTCCGAGGCCGGAGCCTTTTGTGATTGACGAAGAGATAGATCCGATCCCGAAAACCATTAACACAG ACTTGGAAATAGTTGGATTTATAGACATAGCGGATATTTCCAGTCCCCCTGTCTTATCTAGGCATTTGGTATTGCCCATCGCCCTCAAAG AAGGGGATGAAATGGGGCCAGGGATTGCAGACGATGCGGAAGATGAGAATTCAGCCAATCAGATCGCGGGCAAGATCCCCAACTTCTGCGTGCTGCTACACGGGAGCCTGAAAGTGGAGGGCATGGTGGCGATTGTCCAGTTAGG GCCGGAATGGTACGGGATGCTGTATTCGCAGGCCGACAGCAAGAAGAAGTCAAACCTGATGATGTCCCTCTTTGAGCCAGGTCCAGAACCTCTCCCTTGGCTGGGCAAGATGGCCCAGCTTGGCCCCATCTCAG ATGCCAAAGAGAACCCGTATGGGGAGGACGACAATAAGAGTCCCTTCCCTTTGCAACCCAAGAACAAGCGCAGCTACGCACAGAACGTCACAGTGTGGATTAAACCCAATGGCCTGCAG ACAGATGTGCAGAAGATCCTCAGGAACGCACGAAAGCTCCCTGAGAAGACCCAGACCttctacaag GAACTGAACCGCTTACGAAAGGCTGCCTTGGCATTTGGGTTTTTGGACCTTCTCAAAGGCGTGGCAGATATCCTTGAGCGAGAGTGCACCCTTCTGCCGGACACAGCCCATCCCGACGCCGCTTTCCAGCTGACCCACGCCGCCCAGCAGCTCAAGACGGCCAGCACTGGTACCTCCAACTATGCCACTTTCGACCACAACATCACCCCGCTGCAGACGGACTTCTCCGGCAGCGGGACGGACCGGCTGTGA